GCCGCTCATCGACGGGCAGGGCAATTTCGGCTCCATGGATGGCGATAAAGCCGCCGCCATGCGTTACACTGAAAGCCGGTTGGCCAAGTCCTCCACCGGGCTTTTGAGCGATATTGACGAAGATACCGTCGATTTCCGCCCGAACTATGACGAATCCGAGCATGAGCCGGAAGTGTTGCCAGCCCGGTTCCCGAACCTTCTCGTGAACGGTGCGGGCGGGATCGCCGTCGGCATGGCGACCAATGTGCCGCCGCATAATCTTGGCGAAGTGCTTGATGCCTGCATCGCCTATATGGACAATCCGGAAATCACCATCGAGGAACTGATCGAGATCGTTCCGGCGCCGGATTTCCCGACCGGGGGTCTTATTCTCGGGCGGGCAGGGGCGCGGTCGGCGGCTATGACCGGGCGCGGCTCGATCCTGATGCGCGGGCGCACCTTCATCGAAGAAGTACGCAAGGACCGCAGCGCTATCGTCATCACCGAGGTGCCTTATCAGGTCAATAAATCCTCGATGATCGAAAAGATCGCCGAATGCGTGCGTCATAAGAAAATCGAAGGCATTTCCGATCTCCGGGACGAGTCCGACCGTGACGGCGTCCGTGTGGTGGTCGAGCTGAAACGTGACGCGGTGCCGGATGTGGTGCTGAACCAGCTGTTCCGTCATACGTCCCTGCAAACAAGCTTTGGCGCGAACGTGCTGGCCTTGAATGGCGGCCGCCCGGAAATGCTGACGTTGCGCGATATCATTGTCGCCTTCATCAAATTCCGTGAAGAGGTCATCACCCGCCGCACCAAGTTCCGTCTGGCCAAAGCCCGCGACCGCGCCCATGTGTTGGTGGGGCTGGTGATTGCCGTCACCCATATCGACGAAGTGGTGTCGATCATCCGCAATGCGCCGGATGCCGCCACGGCGCGCGAACGCCTGATGGCGCGTGAATGGGATGCGCAGGAGATCGAGCATTACATCACGCTGATCAGCGATCCGCGCGGGGAATATAAAGACGGCAAATACAAGCTGTCGGACGTGCAGGTCAAAGCCATCCTCGATCTGCGCCTGCATCGTTTGACGGCTTTGGGTCGCGACGATATCGGCAAGGAATTGAAGGATCTGGCGGTCCAGATCGGGGAGTTCCTGGAAATTCTGGTGAGCCGCATCCGTCTGTTTGAAGTGATGAAGCAGGAATTCACGGAAATCCGCACCTCCTTCGCCACGCCGCGCCGCACCGAGATTGTCGATGCGCTTGGTGAATTCGATGACGAAGAACTGATCCAGCGCGAAGACATGGTGGTGACGGTGACCCATACCGGCTACATCAAACGCGTGCCGCTGTCGGCTTACCGGGCTCAGCGCCGGGGCGGCAAGGGCCGTTCGGGCATGGCCACGAAGGACGAGGATTTCCTGAGCGATCTGTTCGTCGCCTCGACCCATACGCCGGTGCTGTTCTTTACAAGCGTCGGCAAGGTTTACAAGCTTAAGGTGTGGAAGCTGCCTTTGGGCAATCCGCAATCGCGCGGCAAGGCGCTCATCAACATGCTGCCGCTTGAACAGGGCGAGACGGTGACGGCTATTCTGCCCTTGCCTGAGGATGAGGCGAGCTGGGCCGAGCTTGACGCCATGTTCGCCACCAAGTCGGGCAATGTGCGCCGCAACTCGCTGTCGGATTTCACCAATGTGATGTCCAACGGCAAGATCGCCATGAAGCTTGATGAGGGCGACAAGCTGATATCGGTCGGGGTCTGCAACGCGGAAGACGATGACGTGCTGTTGGCGGCCAAGGGCGGTAAATCGATCCGCTTCCGGGCTACTGACGTGCGGCGCTTTGTCGGGCGTGCGTCGGACGGCGTGCGTGGCATGAGCCTGCCGGAAGGCGACGAGGTTGTCAGCATGTCGATCCTGCGGCATATTCAGCCGACCACGGAAGAAAAAGACATCTTCCTCAAATTCTCGGCGGCGAAACGCCGTGGGGAGGCTGTGGCCGAGACACCGGAGGGCATGACGGTCGAACGGTTCAATGAACTGTTCGAAGCCGAGCAGATCCTGCTGTCGATCACCGTCAATGGCTATGGCAAGCGCACCTCGGCCTATGAATATCGCATCACCGGCCGTGGCGGGCAGGGCATCATCAATATCGAGACGTCGGAACGCAATGGTCCGGTGGTCGGGGCGTTCCCGGTCACCGATCAGGACCAGATCATGATGGTCACCGATCAGGGCCGTTTGATTCGCGTGCCGGTTCATGATATTCGCATTGCCGGTCGTCAGACGCAGGGCGTTACCCTGTTCCGTGTCGATGACAATGAACATGTGGTGTCGATCGCGCATCTGGCTGATGCCGAGGATGACGACGGCATCGAAGAAGATGTTGCAGAAGCTGAAGCTGTTGCCGGGGATGACATCTCCGGAGACCAGGGCAGCGAAGACTGAGCCGGATAGTTTGAGCGCGGGGGCGAACGATGGTTAAAGAGCGTGTGGGGCTTTACCCGGGGACATTCGATCCCCTCACACGCGGGCATGTCGATATCATCAAGCGGGCGGTCAAGCTTGTGGACCGTCTGGTGCTTGGGGTGGCGACCAACCCGTCCAAGGACCCGCTGTTCACGCTTGAGGAACGGAGCCGCATGGCGCTTGAGGAGACGGCGGATATCGCCAAGGCTTCGGG
The sequence above is drawn from the Govania unica genome and encodes:
- the gyrA gene encoding DNA gyrase subunit A, coding for MKRSYLDYAMSVIVSRALPDVRDGLKPVHRRILYAMYESGYEHSKPYRKSARIVGEVMGKYHPHGDSAIYDALVRLAQDFSMRLPLIDGQGNFGSMDGDKAAAMRYTESRLAKSSTGLLSDIDEDTVDFRPNYDESEHEPEVLPARFPNLLVNGAGGIAVGMATNVPPHNLGEVLDACIAYMDNPEITIEELIEIVPAPDFPTGGLILGRAGARSAAMTGRGSILMRGRTFIEEVRKDRSAIVITEVPYQVNKSSMIEKIAECVRHKKIEGISDLRDESDRDGVRVVVELKRDAVPDVVLNQLFRHTSLQTSFGANVLALNGGRPEMLTLRDIIVAFIKFREEVITRRTKFRLAKARDRAHVLVGLVIAVTHIDEVVSIIRNAPDAATARERLMAREWDAQEIEHYITLISDPRGEYKDGKYKLSDVQVKAILDLRLHRLTALGRDDIGKELKDLAVQIGEFLEILVSRIRLFEVMKQEFTEIRTSFATPRRTEIVDALGEFDDEELIQREDMVVTVTHTGYIKRVPLSAYRAQRRGGKGRSGMATKDEDFLSDLFVASTHTPVLFFTSVGKVYKLKVWKLPLGNPQSRGKALINMLPLEQGETVTAILPLPEDEASWAELDAMFATKSGNVRRNSLSDFTNVMSNGKIAMKLDEGDKLISVGVCNAEDDDVLLAAKGGKSIRFRATDVRRFVGRASDGVRGMSLPEGDEVVSMSILRHIQPTTEEKDIFLKFSAAKRRGEAVAETPEGMTVERFNELFEAEQILLSITVNGYGKRTSAYEYRITGRGGQGIINIETSERNGPVVGAFPVTDQDQIMMVTDQGRLIRVPVHDIRIAGRQTQGVTLFRVDDNEHVVSIAHLADAEDDDGIEEDVAEAEAVAGDDISGDQGSED